The window atgacataagattctatctaaccaacttttttcttaatatgtgtgtttattccaaaatggacctataaattgagacgaagggagtattatttagTTTTAAATCTGCTGTATTTGGGAAGCTCCGTCATCTTGCTTTATCCAACGCACTCTTTTTTATTTGTAGGTTCCATTATTGTTTTTGGGGAATCACATTCATCAAGAATTgcatatttgatataaaaccgaATTTTGAATGTGTCAGCTCCGCTGGCTCACTTATATAAAAAGGCAGAAAAAAGATTTAGGATCACTGTATGATATTCGGCTTATAATGGAGGTGGGGGAAACAAGACGTGACAAGCAAGATCACACAAACAGTAGGAGTGTATAATATGGCATATGCTCGCTCTTAGTACTGCCAACGTGAAAACTTGAATAAAACTAAGAGTAGAAAGCACAAGTGAATAAagtaaaaacatttaaaaaataagaaaagataAATATGCGCAACAAGTCAAGTCAAGGTGCTTAAATTGCCCTTAAAAGAAGCGAAGCACAAACACACATGTTCCCGTCTCCATCACGCACCCTATTGGACCTACCCGACATGTTTTACATACAAAGCATATCtgattatatgtatgtgtgtttaCAGAAGATGATAATTACATCATGTAATGTAATGGATTGGACAATCGAAAGTCAGTGTGGTTTCCATGGACTATGACTCGTTTTTCACTTTACTCGGGCTTGATAACTTTACTTTTGCTTCCTTTTTACAATTTCGGTGGTGCGTCTTTGTGGTTTGTTTCATGGGAGCTATAATAACACTTTTCTAAATGCTTGGAAGAGGAGAGATGGTCAGATAGAGTGCTTGACCCAATACCCTTCTTCTCGGGGTCTATTATTATAGTCGGTctattttgagaaaaaattattttaaatttagtattcacttgattattatattatatatacatattaaagacatttctttaatatatatttaatattaaatctaCATTGtgcatatataaaatttaagttttggtttatattttgaaaactaaCACTATATCATAAATAGTTATTCAATTAATATGAacatgattataattatattgaaatgTACAAATATTGATAAcccataatattatatttataaaatgtcTGGTTAAAATTCTTGATATTTACATGTTTTGACACCtaatttaattatgattttccTAAAATCTGATagtaaaatttgtgaaaatttcTCACGTAAGGTGATATGTTTATAAAGTTTATTATCGAATATtagatattagatttttaaacaaTTGTTTGTCTATTTTCGTGTTGTACTTTGCAACAACAATAACGAACAcgggtttcaaaaaaaaaaaaacaataacgAACACGAAAAACTTTTGTTTtaataaacaattattttaacttACCAACTTTTATTTTGTTACTCCGTAGCCGTGTTTCAAAAATCCATTGACTAGTCATTATGACCGGCCGATtcgattttaaaatataatcaattcttataattttttcttaaccgaagtatatgtatatgtaataaattattaatattaaaatactaaattattttaattatgaacaattaaaaaaattttgatataataaatatatatttgttaataaataactaatataataataattaaatatgaaataatattcaaatattttaatatgtgacAAGCCAGCAAATCAGGTCCGACTCCAAATTTTCGTAACACTACGTCGATTTCATATAAAATGAAACAATAGAGCTGCATTGATGCATTCTTTACCTGAGGTAAGATGAAATATAGTGGGAGGAATAGTAAACGTCAATTATAGAGTGAGTAATGGGGGAAGCACAGAGAAACGTGAGCCTCGGAAAATGCCCGAGGTGGGGGAAGCGAGTTTTAATGCTTTGTGACCTCCCGTGGTCTCTACGGCCATAAACAGGTGtatttaatttcattaatatCCTGAATCAGTGTGTGCTTTCATAGACTGCATCATTTCTAAAGCGGAGAGTCCTGTGGATTGTACAAATTACAACCACCTTTAAACTAAGGTGAATCCCCCACCCCCATGTGTAATTTTGGACCTTGTGTCCAAGCTTTTACTCGTAAATTCGTACCCTAAACGAAGTTGACCCGTCTGTAACGCAGAGTGTTGTACAAGCTGAGTGCATTCACTTTGTTACTATTGGTAGCTCAATTTCAAAGAAAAGCACCCCACTCACTTTTTCTCTCTTTCCGACCAAGCAGaggaaaaaataattcaagCACAGTACATTtggtttttttttgaataaatcacATATTATTATTCATTATTATGTCATTCATGTTTTTTTAGGGGTAGAAAACGATAGGAACGTAAAAGACGAATGAAGCATCTAGTCGGGAAGAAGTCATTGGACCATTAAAACAGTGGCAGTAGAAATAGGAGTCGTATAATTGAGGGCCAAACCCAAAAGAACAagttgtgaataaaaataataggggtGACATTACCAAAGTACTGACAGCCCACCTGCAGGATGGCGTGAGTGGCCGAGCCCACAATCAATTAACATACGATACTGTACTACGAGTATCCCCCAACAGTAGGTAATAGGTACAATCTTTACTGCCTTCCTACTAATTGTACTCTACCGTCGTTCTTAGCCCCCTCCCCCTACTTGTAATTTATTACTCGTACGACCCATCCTTTAATAGCCAAAGCAACAACGCAAAAAACGGTCAATCATCCAGGAAGTCTAATTTGTGAGAGCAAGTCCGACGATGCTAAATTAATACTCGGTGCGtctcaaaatataaatatcttttgaaaaaatattttgtctCAAAATAAATGTCTTTCTCTTcttttgatacaaatttatctttatattaattgtgttaTTTTTAAGCTCaattttattctcatttttcaatgcactaaatatctatatttattgtgctttttttgaaactcaactctaTTATCAATTCTCAATGCACTATTAAAGTGGAATAGAAGAAGTATATAGCCAATTTTTTTCTTCGTATGCGTGATTTTCAAAATGAGCTTATAAATTGAGATGGAAGGAGTATTAACTCAGAAACAAAGATATTCAAAGCAAATGAATGTTTGAACAATATGTATGTTTATTAGGAGAAGCATAAGCTTAAAAGTAGTTTCTTGTTATTTTTACTTATTTGtgtaaaacaattaaaattatttataaaaagttaagaatgttattttttttttcatggtTTTCACTATTTTTtcaaacaatttaataatttataagtcctgaTTTGCTTGGCacttttccatttttttttgtttaggcaagaaatcattatttttaaataaacctGATGACTCCAATATCTTTATAGTGCCTTAAAATACGAGAACATGTAACACGTGTCTTATTTTCGAATCATCAGTGTTCATGGTTACGAACAATTTTAAATACTAATTTCAAGCTGGGACGCACATACTGTGTTGAGCAAATAACGGCAACCCAGAATCCCATTATGCCTAAACGCTCTTCTAAGACACAGTTATGCGTCAGCACTCTGTAAAATATGGTCGTTCTCTCCTCAGTCCCATAAAGTAAGAATATCGTCTAATACGAGACATAGGGTCTGTTTGGttgagagaagcagaagctgcttctggtttctgcttctcttgacccgtttgtgtaaagaaatagaagcacttttaagaagttgagaatgctaacttttctctcacagcttctgcttctttatcaaacactttattaacttatttacttctcacttctactctacttctttactataaataagaagtcactttttttaagttaacccaaacgGTCCTATAATTTTATCTTTGTATGTAAGCAGTTGTTTATTGAATAGATAATTATGAGTAATATCAACGGGATTAGATTAATAAGTTAGAAAAGttcatttttgaaaataagcaactcgaagaaaagaaaaattagctattacatatataataaaatgaaaaatactgCAAGAAACTTTTTTTAGGAACAAGTTATATTATGAAACGAAATCAAGCTTACCCACATTTTAGGACCTCATATTGGGGTGTTTATTCATACTATTAGGGTAACAAATTTCTAAGTCAATTTCTCACTTGCAAGATAGAAGTtgaaaatactatttttttaatggttcatctttatttttcaaattttagtttataaatatgtataaaatcattatgaaatataatttataataattcattgataatttttatacttAATAGGTCGCAAACACCAAAAAAAGCAACCAAACATGTAAACAAAAGTTatttctcacttataattaacttCTCATTCATAATAAAGTAAAACCATCTGCTCAAAAAGATTATAGATAAACACCTTTTTAAGAAAAGCTAAACGACTCCATTGTATTTGGGTCGGACCACCGGCTTTGCatgtaaatgatataatttttaaataaaaagatataagagtaatcaatttttaaatcaaaaataatgatttaaaacATGTGGATAACTctgcataaaatattttatgtcaaacgacctatatttcaaaacggagagagtaataactctgcataaaatatttgacaataaaatatgttaggttaaaaaaaaaacaacaataagagcattttattatattgtgaACTGAAAAAGAGATAAAAGTAATGGAGGTGATGAACTTTAGTGGAAAAAATCTGAAAAGATGGTGTAAGTTAAGTCACGTGGCAGAAAAAGGCAGCACCTCGATCTGCGTAAAGTCATGCAGCCACTGTATTTAATTTGTCAACAAATGTAGACGCTGCCCAAACAATGCCTTGAAACAACCAGACTGCTCTCCACCAGCCTTATCTGAATAAAACACCTCGGGCCCCACCTACTCCATACAGTTTTACGTGGCAGATACTCTGATTTTCCTCGGTTACCATaatcaattcaaccaatctcatCCCCAAACAGCCCCTTATTTTTAGCACTAATTACCAATTTAtatacttagagcatctccaaccatctaaaactcttagctaaaagatgagttggcatacttaaaataaaaagatttagccaacagtttcaaaaactcaactccaaccatgatgagctgttgtctataaatttagccaacctcctatggatagCTAAATtcgtcgaacctctacaggtctgtaagaaaatatgtaggaagattgtacatcatttattatcatattgaactgatatattctattttaacgatttaaaatattaataacatactatttttaaattatagccaatcaatatagccagtaccattgtagcaaaatgtcttacaggttcagcaaattttacataatgtcttacaggtccaatttagccaacgattatagccaacgccgttggagatgctcttatagtactagttttttttacttttgtgtATACTCGAAAGTAGAGATAATAAGCCGAATCTAGAAAATAGACAATTTACAAAACAAGCAAACaaatctctctcttctctctcgtGTTTATAAAAGAAAGTCACCCCCCTCTGTTTACCACCTCTTTTATTTGCATGCTCTGTATTCATTTTTCTCTCTTGTAACGTTCCATCATTTATACTTGCAACAACAGTTATCGCTACATAGAACAAGAAAATCGAGAGAAGAAACGTACTTTTTTCAAAGAGATTTTGATGGCGGTTGAAGCTCAAGGGCGTCAAATGAGTCTGTTTCCACCGCAGCTTATCTCCAACAAGTATGCATCTTCATTCATCACTCGCCGTTCTTTTCTCCGTTTCGTATTTTCATCTGTAGatgttgatttatttatttttggtaCGTGCAGGTTAGTTATGAATGGAATGGATGGGAATGCAAACGTGTACGGCACTCCGGTTGGTTACGGAGGAGTGCCGTTGCTGTCCGGCACCACGACGGACAGTTTCGTTCCGGTGTACGGTTCAGGCGTGACTAATTCGTTTCCGGTGAAATCTCATTGTGCAATGAAGGCAGACAGCAGCCTTACCTGTAATTTTCCGGTGTCTAGAAAGCGAACGAGAGATGAAATCAATCCATTGCTTTGTTTTCAAAACAATCAGAGCCTGAATCAGTTGAATCGTTCCGGCTCGTACACTTTTCTCGGCGAAGATATCTCGCTTCAGATCCAACACCAGCAGTTAGAGATCGATCACTTCATCGCTCAACACGTAAGCATCCTAATCCATGTGAATTAACGAATTTGTTCATcgttaattaattattgaaaattgatgAATTATGTTTTTGATTACAGACTGAGAAGATGAGATTAGAGTTAGAAGAGCGGAGGAAGAGGAATTCGAAGAGGATAATAACAGCGGTAGAAGAAGGAATCGCAAAGAGACTCAGAGCAAAAGAAGAAGAGATTGATAAGATAGGGAAACTCAATTGGATGTTAGAAGATAAAGTGAAATCTCTATGCATAGAGAATCAGATATGGAGAGACCTGGCTCAATCAAACGAGGCCACCGCCAACGCACTCCGCAGCAATCTCGAACAAGTCCTATCTCATGTTCAGAACGATCAGTTCCACCGCGCAAACGATAACGCTAATCTAATCGCCGACGATGCCGAGTCGTGCTGCGGCAGCAATTACGAGGACGAGAAGAGGGGAAAGGAGATGAGAAATGATCAGATGGACGATGGTGCAACGAGTAGAGTGAGGAAGGGGAGTCATGTTGAGAAGAGGAATCGGTTGTGCAGGAACTGTGGAAAAGTGGAGTCATGCGTGTTGCTGTTGCCGTGCAGGCATCTCTGTTTGTGTACTGTGTGCGGATCGTCTCTTCATACTTGTCCCATTTGTAAATCCACCAAAAACGCTAGTGTTCATGTCAACATGTCTAGTTCCTGAAACTTTATCTTTACTTTGTTACCTTCAGTGaatcagaaaatgaaaatcactaacatttttttattttttcaatat of the Daucus carota subsp. sativus chromosome 4, DH1 v3.0, whole genome shotgun sequence genome contains:
- the LOC108216419 gene encoding probable BOI-related E3 ubiquitin-protein ligase 3, with protein sequence MAVEAQGRQMSLFPPQLISNKLVMNGMDGNANVYGTPVGYGGVPLLSGTTTDSFVPVYGSGVTNSFPVKSHCAMKADSSLTCNFPVSRKRTRDEINPLLCFQNNQSLNQLNRSGSYTFLGEDISLQIQHQQLEIDHFIAQHTEKMRLELEERRKRNSKRIITAVEEGIAKRLRAKEEEIDKIGKLNWMLEDKVKSLCIENQIWRDLAQSNEATANALRSNLEQVLSHVQNDQFHRANDNANLIADDAESCCGSNYEDEKRGKEMRNDQMDDGATSRVRKGSHVEKRNRLCRNCGKVESCVLLLPCRHLCLCTVCGSSLHTCPICKSTKNASVHVNMSSS